A section of the Natronolimnobius sp. AArcel1 genome encodes:
- a CDS encoding ATP-binding cassette domain-containing protein produces the protein MSSNSPVIQTQGLTKEFGTIKAVNNVDFSAEEGEIMAIVGDNGAGKSTLIKMLCGVLEPTEGEIFVRGESVSFDDYNDARQMGIGTVYQDLALTHSQTVASNVFLGNEPVREGIAGRLGLVDKERMNREATEALEKVKIPVDPNSQVRNLSGGQQQAVAIARALQFNPDILIMDEPTSALSIEGVRNVLNVVNTLRKEGISIILISHNIEEVLGIADRISVLHQGELMGVLDAKTSDREDIVLKMMGGKESGQAAPLEDIRDDGRSTA, from the coding sequence ATGAGTTCCAATTCACCCGTTATTCAGACGCAAGGACTGACAAAAGAGTTCGGTACGATCAAAGCCGTCAATAACGTCGATTTCAGCGCCGAAGAGGGCGAGATCATGGCGATCGTCGGTGACAACGGTGCGGGCAAATCGACGCTCATTAAGATGCTCTGTGGCGTCCTCGAGCCGACCGAGGGCGAGATATTCGTTAGAGGTGAGAGCGTCTCCTTTGACGACTACAACGATGCCCGACAGATGGGTATCGGCACGGTCTATCAGGATCTCGCGTTGACACACAGTCAAACCGTTGCCTCGAACGTGTTCCTCGGAAACGAACCGGTTCGGGAGGGAATCGCCGGTCGACTCGGACTGGTCGACAAAGAGCGAATGAACAGAGAGGCCACGGAGGCACTTGAGAAAGTCAAGATTCCAGTTGACCCGAACTCACAGGTGAGAAACCTCTCGGGCGGCCAACAACAGGCAGTCGCAATCGCTCGCGCACTCCAGTTCAATCCGGATATCCTGATCATGGACGAGCCGACGAGTGCACTGTCAATCGAGGGTGTCAGAAACGTACTCAACGTTGTCAACACACTTCGAAAGGAGGGAATCTCGATCATCCTCATCAGTCACAACATCGAGGAAGTGCTCGGAATCGCCGACCGGATTTCGGTGCTTCATCAGGGTGAACTCATGGGCGTGCTCGATGCGAAAACGTCCGACCGTGAGGATATCGTCCTCAAGATGATGGGCGGCAAAGAGTCGGGTCAGGCGGCCCCGCTCGAGGATATTAGAGATGATGGGAGGTCCACAGCATGA
- a CDS encoding ribokinase, with product MASTESEGKTPSIAVVGSYNVGLTMRVPQFPIPGETVIGEGFAEGPGGKGSNQAIAASRLGAETTFIGRVGTDRYGDDAFDLWEQEGIDTSQVSRDAEAHTGAGFVLVDAEGENEITVAPGANATLSAHHVDDAADVIAESDVLLVQLEIETDPIERVLEVAASNDVEVVLNPAPVRDLDPAVLDQAAYLTPNQNEARSLAGIDPEDEVADRAIAEQLSEQVDGTVVMTVGSDGALLVDEAVTAVDAPTVDPVDTTGAGDAFNGAFAVGLASGMTQTTAAHFACAAGALTVTASEVVPGLPTRDAVEELHSS from the coding sequence ATGGCGAGTACTGAGTCGGAGGGAAAGACACCGTCTATTGCGGTTGTCGGAAGCTATAATGTTGGGTTGACGATGCGTGTCCCACAGTTTCCTATTCCGGGCGAGACGGTCATCGGCGAGGGATTCGCCGAAGGTCCTGGCGGAAAGGGATCGAATCAGGCAATCGCTGCGAGTCGACTCGGTGCGGAGACAACATTCATCGGCCGTGTTGGAACTGACCGCTACGGCGACGACGCGTTCGATCTCTGGGAGCAAGAGGGAATCGACACCTCACAAGTCAGCCGGGATGCAGAGGCCCATACGGGTGCTGGCTTCGTGCTCGTCGACGCCGAGGGAGAAAACGAGATTACGGTCGCACCCGGTGCAAACGCGACGTTGTCCGCGCATCACGTCGATGACGCTGCCGATGTCATTGCTGAAAGTGATGTGTTGCTCGTCCAGTTAGAGATTGAAACGGATCCGATCGAACGCGTACTCGAGGTGGCTGCGAGCAACGATGTCGAGGTCGTGTTGAATCCGGCACCGGTACGGGATCTCGATCCGGCGGTACTCGACCAAGCGGCGTACCTCACACCGAATCAAAATGAGGCTCGCTCGCTCGCGGGAATTGATCCAGAAGACGAGGTTGCTGATCGAGCGATCGCCGAACAACTCTCAGAGCAGGTGGATGGGACAGTCGTGATGACCGTAGGGAGCGATGGAGCACTGCTCGTCGACGAGGCAGTAACTGCTGTTGATGCCCCGACGGTTGACCCGGTTGACACTACTGGTGCGGGTGATGCGTTCAATGGTGCCTTTGCAGTTGGATTGGCATCCGGAATGACCCAAACTACGGCCGCCCATTTTGCGTGCGCTGCGGGAGCGTTGACCGTGACTGCGTCGGAGGTTGTCCCTGGGTTGCCGACACGGGACGCTGTTGAAGAGTTACATTCTAGTTGA
- the rbsD gene encoding D-ribose pyranase: MKRDEDGILHAELNHAIARMGHTDTLIVTDAGFPIPQDAWRIDLALTRGVPGLYDVLEAIHAELIPETVTYADAVPENNPAMDERLQELYGGTGTALETIPHEDVIAHGAEAKAIVRTGSYVPWGNVIIECGTDPKPFFDGDREVMPEAYEQRYEEMHGERP, encoded by the coding sequence ATGAAACGAGACGAAGACGGCATTCTACACGCTGAGTTGAATCACGCAATCGCACGCATGGGCCATACAGACACGCTCATCGTCACCGACGCGGGCTTTCCGATTCCACAGGACGCCTGGCGGATCGATCTCGCACTGACACGCGGCGTTCCGGGGCTCTACGACGTCCTCGAGGCGATCCACGCGGAACTGATCCCCGAGACAGTCACCTACGCCGACGCTGTGCCCGAGAACAATCCAGCAATGGACGAACGGCTACAGGAACTGTATGGGGGAACTGGAACAGCACTCGAGACGATTCCACACGAGGACGTGATCGCTCACGGGGCCGAGGCAAAAGCAATCGTCCGAACTGGCTCGTACGTGCCCTGGGGCAACGTTATCATCGAGTGTGGGACAGATCCGAAACCCTTCTTCGATGGTGACCGAGAGGTGATGCCCGAGGCCTACGAGCAGCGATACGAGGAAATGCATGGCGAGAGACCGTGA
- a CDS encoding CoA transferase — protein sequence MSVFPQRQLPTNPNALPTITRIATSMQSLADVTVADFTQLMAGGWAAQKLGDMGADVIKLEHPAGEVQRTMSYRGQTLEGNGVGYLTMNRNKRSVAIDLKTDEGHQIATDIIEDADVLIHNFRPGVMERLSLSYDEVTEVNPDIIFVEISGYGSSGPYANRPGQDLIYQAMTGLTSYTGRNDDPPTPAGTVVVDEHTATLAAMHTVEALYHRERTGEGQRVETSLLNAAVDRQCNELTFAMNLEEGLPRGEKTHGHAYLYPPYGIYEASDGHVAIGMSPMERIAETFDLPELEAYEDQQELFEHRDEIHDLIETYTTDHRAEEIVDDLVDADVQASVARDLTEVESDPQVQHNDMILEIERPDGESFKTTGFPAKLSESGGDVRHSPPALGQDTRTVLLERGYTDEEVDELVENDVVVADADDTPE from the coding sequence ATGAGCGTATTTCCACAGAGGCAATTACCTACTAACCCCAATGCTTTACCTACCATCACGCGAATAGCTACCAGTATGCAATCGTTAGCAGATGTCACAGTAGCTGATTTTACACAGCTAATGGCTGGCGGATGGGCAGCCCAGAAACTCGGAGATATGGGTGCAGACGTGATCAAACTCGAGCATCCTGCGGGTGAGGTTCAGCGGACGATGAGTTACCGCGGTCAGACGCTCGAGGGGAACGGTGTGGGCTATCTAACGATGAATCGGAACAAGCGAAGCGTGGCCATTGATCTGAAAACCGACGAGGGCCATCAGATCGCGACAGACATTATCGAGGACGCGGACGTGTTAATCCACAACTTCCGTCCCGGCGTGATGGAGCGCCTGTCGCTGAGTTACGACGAGGTGACTGAGGTGAATCCAGACATCATCTTCGTCGAAATCTCCGGTTATGGCTCATCGGGACCGTACGCGAACCGACCCGGCCAGGACCTCATCTACCAAGCGATGACTGGCCTCACCTCCTATACGGGCCGAAACGATGATCCGCCGACGCCAGCCGGCACTGTCGTCGTCGACGAACACACAGCCACGCTAGCCGCGATGCACACCGTCGAGGCACTCTATCACCGCGAACGAACCGGCGAGGGCCAGCGCGTCGAAACGAGCCTGCTCAACGCCGCCGTTGATCGCCAGTGTAACGAACTCACCTTCGCGATGAACCTCGAGGAAGGCCTCCCGCGCGGGGAAAAGACGCACGGACATGCCTACCTGTACCCGCCATATGGCATCTACGAGGCCAGCGACGGCCACGTCGCGATTGGCATGTCGCCGATGGAGCGCATCGCTGAGACGTTCGACCTGCCCGAACTCGAGGCATATGAGGACCAACAGGAACTGTTCGAGCATCGAGACGAGATCCACGATCTGATCGAAACCTACACGACCGACCACCGCGCCGAGGAGATCGTCGACGACCTCGTCGATGCCGACGTGCAAGCGAGCGTCGCACGCGACCTCACTGAGGTGGAATCGGACCCACAGGTCCAGCACAACGACATGATACTCGAGATCGAGCGACCCGACGGCGAGTCGTTCAAGACGACCGGCTTTCCCGCGAAGCTCTCCGAAAGCGGGGGCGACGTGCGTCACTCGCCACCGGCGCTTGGACAGGATACGCGTACGGTCTTACTCGAGCGCGGCTACACGGACGAGGAAGTCGACGAACTGGTCGAAAACGACGTGGTCGTCGCCGACGCGGACGACACTCCAGAGTAA
- a CDS encoding substrate-binding domain-containing protein has product MPPDDKSRVNIRLGKGVSRRDVMRQVGAASAVGAAAGLAGCTDLVFQEDSDDDDTPAGGNGGNGNGDVPDFQLVELIPPPTDLDYESEWEEMDVSMVTHDAATSFFDPAIAGLHDAAQQLGWSANFTGPTGGEDVEEQVQILESTVDAGPDVIITTVIDENAYDAVIEEALDNDIVVMLYNTNAWSVDDMQDRFGRTLPYTGQDNYAAGYVVGLEAADRLESEDGQVTIATCCPGHSALGERADGIEAALENETDVSTEVLDITDDSNEGITRLEDHITAEDDILAILGTDAYTWFIAEALEAQGVEDEIMGGGFDLEEPTMEAIENGIMEFTIGQDPFSQGYVPTMLAWLYMERGIPPKDYRTGAEVIDQENIDFALERDDWSTLMDWQDDNY; this is encoded by the coding sequence ATGCCACCGGATGACAAGAGCAGAGTCAACATACGGCTCGGGAAGGGCGTGTCTCGGCGAGATGTCATGCGTCAAGTCGGCGCAGCGAGTGCCGTTGGGGCTGCTGCCGGACTCGCCGGCTGTACCGATCTCGTCTTTCAGGAAGATTCCGACGATGATGATACACCGGCAGGCGGCAACGGTGGGAACGGGAACGGCGACGTGCCCGATTTCCAACTTGTCGAACTGATTCCGCCACCGACCGACCTCGACTACGAGAGCGAGTGGGAGGAGATGGACGTGAGCATGGTCACCCACGATGCTGCCACGTCCTTCTTCGATCCCGCAATTGCCGGCTTGCACGACGCCGCCCAGCAACTCGGTTGGAGCGCGAACTTCACTGGCCCGACCGGCGGCGAAGACGTCGAAGAACAGGTCCAGATCCTCGAGTCGACGGTCGATGCAGGACCGGACGTGATCATCACGACGGTTATCGATGAGAACGCCTACGATGCGGTGATTGAGGAGGCACTTGATAACGACATCGTCGTGATGTTGTACAACACCAACGCCTGGTCGGTCGATGACATGCAAGACCGCTTCGGTCGGACGCTGCCATACACGGGACAGGACAACTACGCTGCTGGGTACGTGGTTGGTCTTGAAGCAGCTGATCGACTCGAGAGCGAGGACGGCCAGGTAACAATCGCGACCTGTTGTCCCGGTCACTCTGCGCTTGGTGAGCGGGCAGACGGAATCGAAGCCGCACTCGAGAACGAGACGGATGTAAGCACGGAGGTACTCGACATCACCGACGACTCCAACGAGGGGATTACACGCCTCGAAGATCACATCACAGCCGAAGATGACATTCTGGCCATCCTTGGGACCGATGCGTACACGTGGTTCATCGCGGAAGCGCTCGAGGCCCAGGGTGTCGAAGACGAGATTATGGGCGGCGGGTTCGACCTCGAGGAGCCGACGATGGAGGCGATCGAAAACGGGATCATGGAGTTCACGATCGGACAGGACCCCTTCTCACAGGGGTACGTCCCGACGATGCTCGCCTGGCTCTACATGGAACGAGGTATTCCACCCAAAGACTACCGAACCGGCGCGGAAGTCATCGACCAGGAGAACATCGACTTCGCCTTAGAGCGAGATGATTGGTCGACGCTGATGGACTGGCAGGACGACAACTACTAG
- the deoC gene encoding deoxyribose-phosphate aldolase, giving the protein MSREPSDVAGTIQHTNVNPSATEDDIRTLCAECLEYGFDGAMVQACWVPFVRDQLAGSDVTVCSAVGFPMGGDRPLSKAMAIRDVVAAGAEEVDVMPNIGFVKSGRFDEVGREMDLIVEASGDATCKAMLELGALTDDEAEQIVDLAIDAGFDYIKNSSGWGEGGKATVDRIEFLCARAGDETRVKASGGIKSLEDATELLDAGAELLGASSGVEIVTGGVGDGEY; this is encoded by the coding sequence ATGTCACGAGAGCCAAGCGATGTGGCCGGGACGATCCAACACACGAACGTCAACCCGTCCGCCACGGAGGATGATATCCGAACGCTCTGTGCAGAATGTCTCGAGTATGGATTCGATGGGGCAATGGTACAGGCGTGTTGGGTCCCATTCGTCCGCGACCAACTCGCCGGGAGCGACGTTACCGTCTGTTCGGCCGTTGGGTTTCCGATGGGCGGCGATAGACCGCTCTCGAAGGCGATGGCAATCCGCGACGTCGTTGCCGCCGGCGCAGAAGAAGTCGATGTCATGCCAAACATCGGCTTTGTGAAATCGGGACGCTTCGACGAGGTTGGCCGAGAAATGGACCTCATTGTCGAGGCAAGCGGCGACGCGACGTGCAAGGCCATGCTCGAACTCGGAGCGTTAACCGACGACGAAGCCGAACAGATCGTTGACCTCGCGATAGACGCCGGATTCGACTACATCAAGAACTCGAGCGGCTGGGGCGAGGGTGGGAAAGCAACGGTTGATCGTATCGAGTTCCTGTGCGCACGTGCGGGCGATGAGACGCGTGTCAAAGCAAGTGGCGGCATCAAATCGCTCGAGGATGCAACCGAACTGCTCGATGCTGGCGCGGAACTGCTCGGCGCCTCGAGCGGCGTCGAGATCGTGACCGGAGGTGTCGGTGATGGCGAGTACTGA
- a CDS encoding ABC transporter permease, whose translation MSEETSKPGSGGGGGASATVRGPSTLIGRLTSRREAGVLFGFIVLYGIIAVSRPDIFFSWGDISGVTFRLFRTASIYIIIGIGMSFLIISGEFDLSVGSMFAVGGLSFAMLIQDFQLTVFAAMVVVLLIAAGVGVTNGVIVTKIGVPSLIATIGMLSVLRGVALSITDGSWGVPRDNSAIHLLGGTTEVFGVSVAHQVVWALLLVIAFGFVLHQTRFGYHIYAVGDDQDAAEKTGINADRVKILNFVIVAMLAALAGMISISYYGSMFASSGATYELLIIAAVVIGGTNLFGGEGTLSGMVLGALVIAIIPQVLVLNGMSVDIQELLTGVIIIVAVVLDIIFRGR comes from the coding sequence ATGAGCGAAGAGACAAGTAAGCCGGGTAGTGGCGGTGGTGGCGGTGCATCTGCCACTGTTCGCGGCCCCTCGACGCTCATTGGCCGGCTCACCTCACGTCGCGAAGCCGGCGTGTTGTTCGGATTTATTGTCCTGTACGGCATCATTGCAGTGAGTCGACCGGATATCTTCTTTAGCTGGGGAGATATCTCTGGCGTTACGTTCCGGCTGTTCCGCACAGCGTCGATCTACATCATCATCGGCATCGGGATGAGCTTCCTCATCATCAGTGGCGAGTTCGACCTCTCTGTGGGGTCAATGTTCGCTGTCGGCGGGCTTTCGTTCGCCATGCTGATTCAGGACTTCCAGTTGACCGTCTTTGCGGCGATGGTCGTTGTCCTGCTGATCGCTGCCGGCGTTGGCGTGACTAACGGTGTGATCGTCACGAAGATTGGTGTTCCTTCGCTGATTGCGACGATCGGCATGCTCAGCGTCCTCAGGGGGGTTGCGCTCTCGATAACCGACGGCTCGTGGGGCGTCCCGCGAGATAATTCCGCTATCCACCTGCTCGGCGGCACGACAGAGGTCTTCGGTGTAAGTGTTGCCCATCAGGTAGTCTGGGCGCTCTTGCTGGTGATCGCATTCGGGTTCGTCCTTCATCAGACGCGCTTTGGCTACCACATCTACGCCGTGGGTGACGATCAGGATGCAGCCGAGAAGACGGGGATCAACGCCGACCGGGTGAAGATCTTGAACTTCGTCATCGTCGCCATGCTGGCAGCACTGGCCGGCATGATCAGCATCTCCTACTACGGGTCGATGTTCGCCTCGAGTGGGGCAACCTACGAACTGCTGATCATCGCTGCGGTGGTCATCGGCGGGACCAACCTCTTCGGCGGTGAAGGGACGCTCTCGGGGATGGTCCTCGGGGCACTCGTAATCGCCATCATCCCGCAAGTGCTCGTCCTGAACGGCATGAGCGTCGACATCCAGGAATTACTGACCGGCGTCATCATCATCGTCGCCGTCGTCCTGGACATCATCTTCCGCGGGCGCTAA
- a CDS encoding IclR family transcriptional regulator, whose amino-acid sequence MVNYEYSVRSVETVFRIIETLDELGAAGISELAAEADVSNSTVHKHVNTLRSMGYVKKDGTTYSLTLHFLGIGIRARAQYDIVRTAKSIVDDLSTRTELITSLVVLEDGYGVFTYRSPPSVSSPGSLPAIGDRTYLQTTAAGKAMLSKLEWDAVRSIIDDVGLPDPSDRTGSSDRDPKQELPLQDYSTSRRGRTIFHLRRELQSIQEQGYALERDEHGTTHPALAAPITIGGTPVAALSVSAYSRQRTQLLGQTPSLATQVTDAAADVEAKISRLET is encoded by the coding sequence ATGGTGAACTACGAGTACAGCGTTCGGTCGGTCGAGACCGTGTTTCGAATCATCGAGACGCTTGACGAGTTGGGTGCAGCCGGGATTTCTGAACTTGCAGCGGAGGCTGATGTCTCCAACAGTACAGTACATAAGCATGTCAACACGCTTCGGTCGATGGGATACGTAAAAAAGGACGGCACAACGTACTCCTTGACGCTCCACTTTCTCGGGATTGGTATCCGCGCCCGCGCGCAATACGACATCGTTCGTACTGCGAAATCGATAGTCGACGACCTCAGTACCCGTACCGAACTGATCACATCCCTTGTCGTCCTTGAGGACGGATACGGTGTTTTCACGTATCGCTCGCCGCCGTCTGTGAGTTCACCTGGGTCGCTGCCAGCTATTGGCGATCGAACCTACCTCCAAACGACGGCTGCCGGAAAGGCGATGCTCTCAAAGCTTGAGTGGGACGCAGTCCGTTCGATTATCGACGACGTTGGGCTTCCGGATCCGTCTGATCGGACTGGCAGTTCGGATCGCGATCCCAAGCAGGAGCTCCCGTTACAGGACTACTCGACGAGCCGTCGCGGGCGGACGATCTTTCATCTGAGACGGGAACTCCAATCCATTCAGGAGCAGGGGTACGCACTCGAGCGTGATGAACACGGAACCACTCACCCAGCCCTTGCAGCACCGATTACCATCGGTGGAACGCCGGTTGCAGCTCTCTCTGTTTCTGCTTATAGTCGACAGCGGACACAACTGCTTGGGCAGACGCCTTCGTTGGCCACACAGGTAACGGACGCTGCTGCCGATGTCGAAGCAAAAATCTCCAGATTAGAGACGTAA
- a CDS encoding PAS domain S-box protein has translation MSPPTSTTTDIPADSAAIHILHIDDEPDFADLVATFLERERPAFTVHTETDPTEALATLKDGDIDLECVISDYDMPGLNGLELLEYVRKTDPDLPFILFTGKGSEEIASEAITAGVTEYLQKGGGTEQYTVLANRIQNVVEHYRAERHLTRGLEAIETAQEGIAILSEDGYIEYLNTAYAALLGYERDELIGSHWEILYREDDVDEVYDILLPAAKDGYWQGQKPMLKSDGTLLAVEHTLSYTADESLICTLSEPSVTEATDKECPTRARAMDKAPVGITITDPHTEDNPIIYVNEEFTELTGYSRDDVLGQNTRFLQGERTRERPVTRLRDAIATEKPVSVELRNYRKDGTEFWNRVRIAPLFDDDGEIEYYVGFQDDVTREKTYESKLRSQAARLEALLEHSPDMITIHDADGVIHDVNQRMCDELGYTEEELTGTAVWDIDPTADPTRARAFWESLPTNSPRRFEGELERADGTTVPVEIHLIRLNLDGKDRFVAMDRDISDQKQRQEELLERNERLDRFTSILSHDLRNPLQLAQGRLQLLKEDCESEHFDDIDYALTRMDALIEDVLTLAQVGNDAMEIESVSLSDLVEDCWTTVATDTAALEIETEQTIQADEKQLHQLFENLFRNAVEHADETVTVTVGDTETGFYIEDNGPGIPAAARDDIFDAGYTTADDGTGFGLHIVARVVDAHEWAVSITEGETEGARFEISTANT, from the coding sequence ATGTCTCCACCTACCTCTACCACTACCGACATTCCCGCCGACTCAGCGGCCATACATATCCTTCATATTGACGACGAACCAGATTTTGCAGATCTGGTCGCAACGTTTCTTGAGCGTGAACGGCCAGCGTTTACCGTCCACACTGAAACAGACCCTACGGAGGCACTTGCAACACTCAAAGACGGAGATATTGACCTCGAGTGCGTCATTAGCGACTACGATATGCCCGGCTTGAACGGTCTCGAACTCCTTGAGTACGTCCGGAAAACGGATCCTGATCTCCCGTTTATTCTCTTTACCGGGAAAGGATCCGAAGAGATTGCAAGCGAAGCGATCACTGCCGGCGTCACGGAGTATCTCCAGAAAGGTGGCGGCACAGAACAGTATACGGTCCTTGCAAATCGGATCCAGAACGTCGTCGAACACTACCGTGCAGAACGTCACCTCACTCGCGGACTCGAGGCGATCGAGACAGCCCAAGAGGGAATTGCAATATTGAGTGAGGACGGATACATCGAGTATCTCAATACGGCATATGCAGCGTTGCTTGGCTATGAGCGTGATGAGCTCATTGGCTCCCACTGGGAAATACTCTATCGTGAGGACGATGTCGACGAAGTGTACGACATCTTGCTTCCAGCAGCGAAAGACGGCTACTGGCAGGGACAAAAACCAATGCTCAAAAGTGACGGCACGTTGCTCGCCGTCGAGCACACACTCTCGTATACAGCCGACGAATCGCTTATTTGTACACTATCGGAGCCGTCAGTGACTGAAGCAACTGACAAAGAGTGTCCAACAAGAGCACGAGCGATGGACAAAGCACCGGTCGGCATTACCATCACAGACCCACACACAGAAGACAACCCAATAATCTACGTCAACGAGGAGTTCACCGAACTCACCGGCTATTCCAGAGATGACGTCCTCGGTCAGAACACTCGGTTTCTGCAAGGCGAGCGAACACGTGAGCGTCCAGTAACCAGACTTCGGGACGCAATTGCCACCGAAAAACCAGTTAGTGTCGAGTTGCGGAACTACCGGAAGGACGGGACCGAGTTCTGGAATCGTGTTCGAATCGCCCCACTGTTCGATGACGATGGTGAAATCGAATACTACGTCGGCTTCCAAGATGACGTGACACGCGAGAAAACCTACGAATCAAAACTCCGTTCACAGGCAGCACGTCTCGAAGCTCTTCTCGAGCATTCTCCGGATATGATCACCATCCACGATGCCGATGGCGTTATCCACGACGTCAACCAGCGGATGTGTGACGAACTTGGATACACGGAAGAGGAACTGACTGGTACAGCCGTCTGGGATATCGATCCCACTGCCGATCCAACGCGAGCACGAGCGTTCTGGGAGTCACTCCCAACGAACTCGCCCCGGCGTTTCGAAGGGGAACTCGAGCGTGCCGATGGAACAACTGTGCCGGTCGAAATCCACCTCATCCGGCTCAATCTGGATGGGAAAGATCGATTCGTCGCGATGGACCGAGATATTAGCGACCAGAAACAGCGCCAAGAGGAACTCCTCGAGCGAAACGAACGATTGGATCGCTTTACGAGCATTCTCAGTCACGACCTTCGGAATCCGCTCCAGCTTGCACAGGGCCGTCTGCAACTCCTCAAAGAGGACTGTGAAAGCGAACATTTCGACGATATCGACTACGCACTCACTCGGATGGACGCACTCATCGAAGACGTGCTCACGCTCGCACAGGTTGGAAACGATGCGATGGAAATTGAGTCAGTATCACTCAGTGACCTTGTCGAAGACTGTTGGACCACCGTTGCCACGGACACAGCAGCACTCGAGATTGAAACGGAACAGACGATCCAAGCCGACGAGAAACAGCTCCACCAACTGTTCGAAAATCTGTTTCGCAACGCCGTTGAACATGCCGATGAAACCGTCACAGTAACTGTCGGTGATACCGAGACCGGGTTTTATATCGAGGATAACGGCCCGGGTATCCCAGCCGCTGCTCGAGACGATATTTTTGATGCCGGCTACACGACCGCAGACGATGGCACCGGGTTCGGTCTCCACATTGTGGCTCGAGTCGTTGACGCACACGAATGGGCGGTCTCGATAACCGAAGGGGAGACAGAAGGTGCTCGCTTTGAAATTTCGACCGCAAATACCTGA
- a CDS encoding MFS transporter, translating to MKWRYRETVLALCTLAFFVTMVGRLAISPVVPDIVSAFSTTNAAVGLSLTGMWFAYGIAQYPSGILADRYGERRIILIAVAGTASAVLLVALAPAFWLFFTATVVLGGVAGLHYSVATTLLARTYDSVGTAIGVHNTGGTIAGLMAPVGIAWLGIHVGWRVAIATVAIVGIPVAALFALKIRSTQPRYPETPLRDQVDYHAAKTVLTRPAVAFTLLISIVGEFAWQGTASFLPTFLIEHHNASTTLAGAIFSAYFVVQGIAQIGVGAVSDRFGRDGTIAGCFFAGVLGFAILIWATGLEWMLLGVALLGIAMSFDAASMPRFFRAFSSEEQNTSFGLVRTIYMIVAASGSVVVGVLADTANWAVSFGFLGGILAIIGLAIVVNWAFDLGY from the coding sequence ATGAAATGGCGATATCGTGAGACTGTGCTGGCGCTGTGTACGCTTGCGTTTTTCGTGACGATGGTCGGCCGATTAGCGATCAGTCCTGTCGTCCCCGATATTGTCTCGGCGTTTTCGACGACGAACGCGGCTGTTGGCCTCTCGCTGACGGGAATGTGGTTTGCGTACGGAATCGCCCAGTACCCAAGCGGCATCTTGGCAGATCGGTACGGCGAACGACGTATTATCCTCATCGCCGTTGCTGGTACCGCAAGTGCTGTATTACTTGTTGCACTGGCACCAGCGTTCTGGCTCTTTTTCACTGCCACAGTCGTCCTTGGTGGCGTTGCTGGCTTGCACTACAGCGTTGCCACGACCTTGCTCGCACGGACGTACGACTCTGTCGGGACTGCAATCGGCGTTCACAACACCGGTGGGACCATCGCCGGATTAATGGCTCCTGTCGGTATCGCGTGGCTCGGTATTCACGTTGGCTGGCGTGTTGCAATCGCCACCGTCGCGATTGTCGGCATTCCAGTCGCCGCGCTGTTTGCCCTGAAGATTCGCTCCACTCAGCCACGGTACCCGGAGACACCGCTTCGAGACCAAGTTGATTATCATGCTGCCAAAACGGTTCTCACTCGCCCAGCAGTTGCGTTTACGCTCCTCATTTCGATTGTTGGCGAGTTCGCATGGCAAGGCACCGCCTCGTTTCTTCCGACGTTTCTCATCGAACACCACAACGCCTCGACGACGCTTGCCGGTGCGATCTTCTCGGCGTATTTCGTCGTCCAGGGGATTGCCCAGATTGGCGTCGGCGCTGTCTCAGATCGGTTCGGTCGAGACGGGACCATCGCAGGGTGTTTCTTCGCCGGCGTGTTGGGGTTCGCTATTCTCATCTGGGCAACCGGACTCGAGTGGATGCTCCTTGGCGTTGCACTCCTGGGCATCGCGATGAGTTTTGACGCCGCGTCGATGCCGCGGTTTTTCCGTGCGTTCTCGAGTGAGGAACAGAACACGAGCTTCGGACTCGTGCGAACGATCTATATGATCGTCGCGGCCTCTGGTTCGGTTGTCGTCGGTGTGCTTGCTGATACGGCCAATTGGGCCGTCTCCTTTGGCTTTCTCGGTGGGATTCTCGCGATTATCGGCCTCGCAATCGTCGTCAACTGGGCGTTCGATCTTGGCTACTGA